DNA sequence from the Devosia lacusdianchii genome:
AGCGCCGGACGGTCAGCAGGCCATCCTGTGACCCGCTGGTAACCAGCGCCAAAGGCGGCTGTCCGCCGAAGACCGGCGCGGCATGCGGCCCCCGCAACCAGCCCATAGCCTCGGCCGGATCGGCGAACAGCACGCCCAGCGCCTGATGAATGCCCAGCACCGCCGAAATCCGGGTCAGCACATCCGCATCGAGCGTCAAGCTCTCCTGCATTCGCGCCTTGGCGGTCCAGTGATGAAAGGTCGAACGCGCCGGATACCCCAGGACCAACCGCCGCTGTTCCTCATTGAGATCCCAGAGATCGGCAATGGCCAGAAACGCCCGCAGGCCCGGGCCGCTCAGCCGCCGCCGATTGTCCGGCAGGAAACGCGACGCATCGAGCCGGTCGGGACCTGCCGCCACCGTCTGCCGAACCATCCGCGCTACCTTTGCCATGTCAATCTCCTTAGTGCGCTACATTTAGTCCAATATTGGACTAAATGCAAGATTGGACGCGAGCGACTGAGTATGACTTCGTAACCTCTCCCTTTGGGGGAGAGGTCGGATCGCTCTTGCGAGCCGGGTGAGGGGCCTTTTCTTGATGCGATACGGAGGAAGACCCCCTCACCCGGCGCTGTGCGCCGGCCTCTCCCCCAAAGCGAGAGGTGAGAGTTCTAGGTGTCCCGTTTCACCGCTTCGGGGATCAGTCCCTTGGGCGCGAACCTGAGCGCGATAGTGATCACCAGCCCGAGCACGAAGACGCGCATCTGTGCCGAGCGCGACTCGATCTCGGGAATGGCGCCCCAGCCGGCATTGGTCGACCAATAGCTCACCATCTCAAAAACGGCCTTGGACAGCGGTTCGGAAATGACCCAGATCAGCCAGATCAGCACCGCACCGAACACCGCGCCCCAATTGTTGCCGGCGCCGCCAACGATGATCATCACCCAGATCAGGAAGGTGTGGTTGATCGGCTGATAGCTCGACGGGTCAAAGATCTGCGTGAAGCTCACCAGCATCGCCCCGCCAATGCCGATCAGCACCGAGCCGAAGACGAAGATTTCGAGCTGTCGCGCCGTGACATTCTTGCCCATCGAGGCGGCCGCGATATGGTTGTCGCGGATCGAGCGCATCATGCGCCCCCAGGGGCCGGAATAAGCGCGCGAGATCAACCAGATCGCGAGGACCAGCACGGCGATGGCCAGCAGCAGGAAACCGCCGCGCGCCAGCAGCAGCGACGAGAACAGGTCCGAACCGGTGGCCTGGTAATCCTGCGGCAAGGGCGTCGGCCACGGGATCGGCGACACGGTCAGCGTACCGCGCGTCAGCCAATCCATGTTCTTGATCAGCGCCCGGATGATCTCGGAAATGCCGATCGTGGCAATGGCCAGGTAGTCGGTGCGCAGACCCAGCGCGATCTTGCCCACGATGAAGGCGATGACTGCCGCCAGCACGCCGCCGAACAGCCAGCCCAGCACCGGATGGGCGCCCAACCCGCCGACAAAGCCGGCATTGGCCTCGATATAGGCCGCGGCCGGGTCGATCTGGCTGCGATAGACACAATAGGCCACGAACCAGGCCAGCACGGTCACGACAGCCTTCCAGCGCCCGGTAATGCCGACGCGATGGCTCTGCTGCGCCCCGATGACCAATAAGGCGCCGGCCGCAAAGGCGATCAGCGCCCGGCCCAGCATCCAGGGACCGTCCGAGCCCCAGAATTGCGGATTGATGGGGTAGGAGATGAAGGTGACGGCAAAGCCGCCCAGCATCAGGAAGCCCATAATGCCGAAATTGAACAGCCCGCCATAACCCCACTGGATGTTGAGGCCGAGCGCGATCAGCGAATAGGCCGTGGCTTCCACCAACCGGCTCGAGGTGAACGGCAGGCCCATGAGCCAGCCAACCACCAGGATCAGCACGAACAGCCCGGCGAACAGCGTCAGGGACCGCTGGATCATGACGAGGCTCCCTTGAAGATACCGGTCGGCCGCACCAGCAGCACCACGACCAGGATCACGAAGGCCACGGTGAGCTTGTATTCGGTGGGCACCAAAGCCAGCGTCGCGGGCAATTGCGCCCATTCCGGCAGCACGGCATTGAGCGGCCGCAGCACCATGGTCCAGTTGAACACGGCCAGCGACTCGGCAAAGCCGATCAGCAGGCCCCCTGCAATGGCGCCGTAGGCCTGGCCGAGGCCACCGACGATGGCGGCGGCGAAGATGGGGATGATGATGTTGAAGGCCAGATCCGGCTTCAGCGTCACGTCGAGCGCCAGCATGGTGCCGGCCATGCAGGCCAATGCGCCCGCGACGATCCAGGTGACCCGCACCACCAGCGTCGTATTGATGCCTGAGACCTGCGCCAGATCGGCATTATCGGCCATGGCGCGCATTGCCTTGCCCAGCCGCGACCGCGTCAGGAACAGATGCAGCGCCAGCACCGAAATGACGGTCACGATGATCATCAGCAATTGCGGCTCGGTGATCACGAGTGGCCGCGTCGATCCCAGGAAGGCCGTGTCGATGCGGAACACTTCCTTGGTTTCCGTCTCGAAGAACGAATAGCTGCCGGCGCCGAAGAACAGGCGGATCAAGCCTTGGACCATGAGCGTCACACCGATCGAGGCGATCAGCAGTGTCACCGGCTTGGCCCCCCGCTTGCGCAGCGGCGCATAAAAGCCCTTGTCGATGCCGAGCGCGAAGATCGCCGATATCACCATGGCTATCGGCAGCACCACGAACCCGGTCGGGATCGGGGTCACGATGCCCCAGCTCGCGAACATTGCCGCCAGCAGGAAGGCAAAGAACGCGCCCGAAGTCATCAGCTCGGAATGGGCAAAATGCGCGAACCGCAGGATGCCGAAGACCAGCGTGATGCCGACCGCCCCGAGCGCATAGATGCATCCCAGCACCGCGCCGGCGATCACCACCTGATTGATGAAGAAAACGAGTTCGGTCACGGCTCAGCCCCCGAGGAAACTTTTGGCGACTTCGGGATCGGCGATGAGCTCGGCGCCCGTGCCGGTGAAACGGTTCTGTCCGCTGGCAAGCACAAAGCCCTTGCTGGCAAAGGCCAAAGCCTGCCGCGCATTCTGCTCGACCATGAGGACGCCGACGCCTTCGTTGTTGACGCGCACGATGGTCTCGAAGATTTCGATCACATAGCGGGGCGACAGGCCGGCAGACGGCTCATCGAGCATCAGCAGCTTGGGCTTGCTCATCAGCGCCCGGCCCATGGCCACCATCTGGCGCTGGCCACCCGACAGTTCGCCTGCAGCCTGCTTGCGCTTTTCTGCCAGCACCGGGAACATTTGATAGACCCAGTCCATCGTGTCCTTGAAATCGTCGCGCCGGGTGAAGGCGCCCATTTCGAGATTTTCTTCGACGCTCATCGAGGTGAAGACGTTCTTCTCCTGCGGCACGAAGCTCAGGCCCTTGGGCACCAGCTTGTCGGGCAGGGAATTGACGATATCCTCGCCGCCGAACTGGATCGTCCCGCCGGTGACCTTGAGCAGACCGAAAATCGCCTTGAGCGTCGTCGACTTGCCGGCGCCATTGGGGCCGACGATGACGCCGATGTCGCTCTGCTCGATAGCCATGTTGACGCCATTGAGGATCGGCGCGCCGCCATAACCACCGACGACGTGCTTGAGTTCGATCAGCGCCATTTACGCCACCTCCACCGGGGTGCCGAAATAGGCTTCGACGATTGCAGGATTGGCTCGGATTTCGGCCATCGGCCCCTCGGCGATCTTTTCGCCCTGCGCCATCACGATGACCGGGTCGCACAGGCGACCGATCAGGTCCATGTCGTGCTCGATGACGAAGAAGGTATAGCCCAATTCCTTGTTCATCCGCTCGATATTGGCGGCAAGGTCATTGAGCAGGGTCTTGTTGACACCCGCCGCCACTTCGTCGAGCAGCACCACCTTGGCGTCGACCATCATGGTGCGGCCCAGCTCGAGCAGCTTCTTCTGCCCGCCGCTGAGGTTCCCCGCCAGCTCATTTCGCACATGGCCGAGCTTGAGGAAGTCGATGACATCGAGCGCTTTCTTGCGCACCTCGGTCTCGCGCGACTTGCTGAGCCCGGGGCGGAACCAGGCATTAGCAAGATATTCACCCGGCTGGTCGCCTGGCACCATCATCAGGTTTTCCAGCGCCGTCATGTTGGAGAATTCATGGGCGATCTGAAAGGTTCGCAGCATGCCGGTGCGGAACAGCTGATGCGGCTTGAGCCCGGTCACGTCGGCGCCGTCGAAGATCACCTGGCCTTCGTCGGGCACAATATTGCCGGCCACGATATTGAACAGCGTGGACTTGCCGGCCCCGTTCGGTCCGATGAGCCCGGTGACCGAGCCACGGCGAACCGAAAGCGAGCAATTGTTCACGGCCGTCAGGCCGCCAAAGCGCTTGCTGACGTTGCGAACGTCAATAACTAAGTCAGAGGACACCCAGACCGTCCCATTTTCCCGATGCAGTCTCGCCCAGTTCAATCCGGGCAATTTTGTGGCATCTGTTCATAGAGCGGGCGAAGGGTCAACCTTACCGCGGTTCACAGGTAGGCCAGAACCGCGTCGGCTGTGGATTTGTTGTTGGCGCAAGGCACATCATAGAGCGTCGCCAGCCGCGTCAGCGCCTTCACATCCACATCATGAGGCTGGGCCGATAGCGGGTCGATAAAGAAAATTAGCACGTCCAGCCGCCCCTCGGCGATCATCGCGCCAAGCTGCTGGTCGCCGCCCAAGGGTCCGCTTTTGAGCAGGGAAACCGGCAAGCCCGTCGCCGCGATCACCCGCCCGCCGGTAGTTCCCGTGCCCCAGAGTTCATGCTCGGCAAGCTTATGTTTGTGATGCACCGCCCAGGCGCACAACTCGTCCTTCTTGTCGTCATGCGCCACAAGACCGATCCGCGCCATTGCACCCTCCAGCTCGTTGCATGCCTTCAAGCATGCTTCAGGCGAACAGGGCAATGGCCTCGCTGAGCAGGATGCCGATGGTATCGACCGGAATGTCGTCTCCCGGCTGCAGCCGCAGATAGCGTCCTTTCTTGAGCCCGTCGCCGCGCAGCAGTCCCTCGCCTTGGGCGAGCAGCCTGCCATTCTCGAAATAGAGCGCGACGCGATCCTGCTGCGGAAACACCGAGCAGACATGACCCGCGCCCGCATGGCGGAAATTGACCGCTTTCCAGCCTTTGGCGACCTTGCCGGACAGCCCCGGATGCGCCGCGACCAGCGCCACCAGCCGCGCCGTCAGCTCCCGGATGTCAGGCGGCAAGGGTTCCACCAGCTCGGCGAAATCACGCGAATAGACGGAGTCGACAACGGAGGTCAGCATGGCGGTATCCGGGGCGTTGGCGCGGCGCAGACATCGGTCCGCACCGCAACCTGGCTCTCCCATGCTGACAGGCAGTGTCAGCAGCGCCGCTAGAACTCGTTCCAGTCGGGCGAAATCGCCATATTGCCCGCCGTGCGCAGGACCGGCTGCGACCGTCGGGACCGCGGGGCGTGCACCGTCACCGGCCCGCCGACCTTGAACACTTCGACCATGCCATCAAGCTCATTGGCCTGGGCCTCGGTCTGCTCGATCGCAGCGTTGGTTTCCTCCACCAGCGCCGCGTTGTGCTGGGTCATCTCGTCCATCTGCTTGACGGCAACCGCCACTTCGCTGAGCGACAGCGATTGCTCCTGGTTGGCACGGGCGATGGCATCGATCAGGCCAGAACTTTCCTGGGCACCGCCCAGGATGGTCAGCAGCTTTTCGGCCGCCTGCCCCACGAGGCGCGACCCGTTCTTGACCTCGCTGGCACTGGCCTCGATCAGCAGTTTGACATCGGCTGAAGCGCTGGCCGCCGATTGCGCCAGCCGCCGCACTTCGACCGCCACAACGGCAAACCCCTTGCCGGCGTCGCCGGCTCTGGCCGCTTCCACCGAGGCATTGAGGGCCAGGAGATTGGTCTGGAAGGCGATGTCGTCGATCAGGCCAATGATATTGGAGATTTTTGCCGACGAGGTTTCGATTGCTGCCATGGCCGCATTGGCCTCGTCCATCACCGCGCCGCCCTCGGTAGCGCTGGCTGAGACCTCGCGCGCCTTCTGGCTGGCCGTGGCGGCAAGGCTGGCATTCTTGGACACCACGCCGGTCAGCAGCTCGACCGAAGCGGCGGTTTCCTCGATGGTCGCAGCCTGCTTGGTCGTCCGCTGCGAAAGATCGTTAGCGCCGGACAGGATTTCCCCGGTCGCCGACTTGAGCGAGCCGGACGTCACCCTCAGCCGGTTGACCAGATCGAACAGCGCATCGACAACGCCATTGGTATCGGCCTTGAGCTTGGCAAAGGCACCGCGATAGTCGCCCTCCATACGATGGGTGAGATCCCGCTCGGCCAGTGCCGTCAGCACCACCCCGGTTTCGGCAATACCCTGCTCTACCGTCGACAGCAGGACATTGATCGATTGGGCCAGCCGGTTGAGGTCTTCATCGGGGAAAGTGGCATCCACGCGCCGGCTGAAGTCACCCGACACCGCCGCGTCGACCACCTCGCCGAAACCCGATTGCAGCGCCTGCATCAGCGAAGCGCGCGTCTGGCTGGCTTCAAGACTATCCCGTGCCGCCTGCGCATGCTGAAGCGCTGTCTGGGCTTCGACCTCGGCCTCGTCCGATTTGAGATTGGCCAATTGCAGCAGCATTTCGGTGTTGCGCGTCATCCAGATCAGCGCCAGCGCTTCGGCGACCAGAATTACCGCGTGCAGGACCACCCGGCCAAGCCCGCCACCGCCATAAAACACCATCTCGCTCCAGAACAGGCCGAGCCCCAGGTGATGCACCGCCACCAGTGCCGCGCCCACCAGGATTGCCTTGATGTCGTAGAGCAGTGCGCACATTGCCAGTGCAGCAAAGAACGCCATATGGATATCGACCTGTTGCGGATGGCCGCGCATGGCGATCAGCACCGCCATCACCTGCGCCATCAGCACCGAAACCGCGAGGTACCGGAAAGCCGGCTGGCGGCGGAAGAATTTGAGCCCGCCGAACAAGGCAGCCAGCGTCGTGACTGCCAATATGCTGGCAAGCCCCGGCCCGCCCCACCGCGTCCAGTCAATGCCAGCCGCCGCCAGCGCCAGCACCGTACTCATGCCGCACAAGCCAAACGCCGCCTGCAGGCGGAAATCCTCCAAACTCACTATTTTTGCCATCACACGCCGTCCCCCGAGCCGGCACAAAGACCAATCGCAGCGACCGTGAACCATGCCCCATGGTCACGCACCCTGGCCTGAAAGGCATCGTCCAGCCCATAGGCGACGATGACATTGGGCAGCCGACTGGTATCGACGATGCGGCCGCCAGCGGCCACGACGGCACCCATGATCTCGGCCTCGTTCATCCAGGGGGCGAAAACCACCCCCATTTCGCCGACGGCCGGCGGTGCGTAAACCGCCGCAGATGCAATGACGCTGGTGAATACCGCCACGAGCGCCGCGGGCAGCAACTGCCGGCCACTGCTCTGTGGACCCTGACCACTGGAACCCATCTGGCGCCCCCACCATGGGAAACGATTACACGTTCAGTCGTCGTATCCTCTGCCCAATTGATTAACAGCCGATATCGCGAACGGTTCGAAGACTACCTATGGTCGGTAGGGCCGCCGGATCGCGGCGGCACCAGCGGCGGTTTAGAACTCGTTCCAGTCCGGCGACAGGGCCGCATTACCGGCCACGCGCAATGCCGGCGCAGGGCGACGACCACCGCGCGCGATCGGCGGCGCCCCCTCGTTGCCGATCTTGAAGACATCGACAATGCCGTCGAGTTCGCTGGCCTGGGCCTCCGTCTGCTCGATCGCGGCATTGGTTTGCTCCACCAGTGCCGCATTGTGCTGGGTCATCTCGTCCATCTGCTTGACGGCGACGGCCACCTCGCTCAACGAGAATGACTGCTCCTTGTTGGCGTGAGCGATGGAATCGATCAGCCCAGAACTTTCCTGGGCGCCGCTCAGGATGGTCAGGAGTTTCTCGGCGGCCTGGCCCACCAGCCGCGAGCCATTCTTGACCTCGCTGGCGCTGGCTTCGATCAGCACCTTAACCTCGCTGGAGGCCTGCGCCGCCGATTGCGCCAGCCGCCGCACTTCGACGGCAACGACGGCAAACCCCTTGCCGGCATCGCCGGCCCGTGCCGCTTCCACCGAAGCGTTCAGGGCCAAGAGATTGGTCTGGAAAGCAATATCGTCGATCAGGCCGATAATGTTTGAAATCTTGCCCGAGGATGTCTCGATCGCCGCCATCGCCGCATTGGCCTCGTTCATCACCGCACCACCCTCGGTGGCACTGGCGGAGACGGCCTGGGCCTTCTGGCTCGCGGTGGCGGCGCGATCCGCATTCTGTTGCACCGCTCCGGTCAATTGTTCGATGGCCGCCGACGTCTCTTCGATCGTCGCCGCCTGTCTGGTGGTGCGTTCGCTGAGGTCGTTGGCACCGGAGAGGATTTCACTGGTTGCCGTCTTGAGCGAACGCGAGGTCTTCTGCAGTCCGGTGACGATATCGAACAGCCGGGTCAGCGACTGGTTGAAGGCCAGGCGCAACTGTTCGTATTGCCCGGTGAACTCTATATCGATCCGACCACTCAGGTCGCCCTCGGCCATCTTGGCGAGGCTGCTGGTGAGGTGGGCAATGATGCCTTCGGCGCGCTTGCGTTCGGTGATGTCGGTGGCGAATTTGATCACCTTGACCGGCCTGCCCTGCGCGTCGAGGATCGGATTGTAGGACGCCTGGATCCATATCTCCTTGCCACCCTTGCCGAAGCGCTGGAACTCGGCGGCAACATATTCGCCGGCCCGCAACCGTTCCCAGAACTGGGCGTATTCTGCGCTCGCCGCATACCCGGGCTCGCAGAACATGCGGTGGTGCTTGCCCACGATTTCGTCGAGCCGATAACCCAGCGTGGCGAGGAAATTGTCATTGGCATCGCGCACCGTGCCATCGAGATTGAACTCGATCACCGCCTGCACCCGTGAGATTGCCGCAATCTGCGCCTCGTGGTCGGCCGCCTGGTTCTTCTGCGCCGTGATGTCGGTGGCGAACTTGATCACCTTGACCGGCTTGCCGGCTTTGTTGAAGACCGGGTTGTAGGTGGCCTGGATCCAGATTTCGCGGCCGCCCTTGGCGATGCGCCGATAGGCAGCGGCCTGGTACTTTCCGGCCGCGAGATCGGCCCAGAACTGGCGGTACTCGGCCGATTGCGCATCGATGGGATCGACGAACATACGGTGATGCTTGCCGGCAATTTCATCGAGCGTGTAGCCAAGCGCGCCAAGAAAATTCTCGTTTGCCGTCAGGATGGTGCCGTCAAGCTTGAACTCGATCACCGCCTGGCTGCGCATGATGGCTTCGACCTTTGCGCGGTCATCCGCAGATTTGCCGCCATATCCAAACATGGTCTTTATGCTCATAGCCATAGGGCCTCCTGCCCCGCCCTCGTCGCTTCGCGACGCTCGGGCATAATGAACGTGAATGGATAAATGCTGGTTTGGTCGACGCTTACGGGTTTTGCGTAGTCATCCACGCCACCCAGACAGGCACGCACGCCAAGCGGCAGCAGGCCCGCCCGGGCCGGCTGCCGAGAAAAACGCTGGATCGCCTGAATAGTGCCCATTGCCGATCGTTAGCGCCTCACGGCCAGCGGAATGCTGGCCGGAATCGAGATTGATCTGCGTCCAACGAGAACGCTAAGCCCGGCAGGGTTAATCGCGGGTAAAGCGCGGATGGCCGGAAGGGCGGGCCGCCCTGTCCGGATTTTGCTGCGTCAGCGGCGGCCGAAGGCCGATTTCAAGCCGTCGAGCATGCCGCGGGCACCTGAGGGGTTCTCCCGCATCGACTGCGCCCGGCCAACGGTAAAGACGCCGATCACTCGGTCCAGCTCATTGGCCTGCGCCTCGGTTTGCTCGATCGCAGCATTGGTCTCTTCGACAAGCGCGGCATTGTGCTGGGTCATCTCGTCGAGCTGGCGCACGGCGACATTGACTTCGTCGATCGAGGAAGCCTGTTCCCGGCTGGCGCGGGCGATGGTCTGGAGCAGGGCCGCGTTGGCCTTGATCGCCTCCTGCACGATGACCAGCCGGTCTGCCGCCTCCGCCACGAGGCGCGAGCCACCCTTGACCTCGTTGGCCGACTGCTCGATCAGCGTCTTGATATCGGATGATGCACTGGCGGCCGATTGCGCCAGGCGGCGCACTTCCACCGCCACCACCGCAAACCCCTTGCCGGCGTCGCCAGCCCGCGCCGCTTCCACCGAAGCGTTGAGGGCCAACAGATTGGTCTGGAAGGCGATGTCGTCGATCAGCCCGATAATGTTGGAGATCTTGGTCGACGATTGCGTGATCCGCTCCATGGCCTCATTGGCCTGCAGCATTACCGCGCCGCTGGCTTCCGCATCGCCGGTGACGCTGCGTGCCTTCTGGCTGGCATCCTCTGCCTGGCTGGCATTGTCGACGACGGTGCGGCTCAATTGCTCGATCGCAGCCGAGGTCTCCTCGATCGTGGCTGCCTGACGGGTCGTGCGCTCGCTGAGATCATTGGCCCCGGCCAGGATGTCGCCTGTCGCCGTCTTGAGCGCCCCCGACGTGCCACGCAACTGGGTGACGATCCCGCTGAGCTGCTCGGCCATGGCATTGGTGTCGGCCTTGAGCTGGGCGAAGGCGCCCTTGTACTCGCCGGTCATGCGAACGCTGAGATCGGCCTTGGCCAAGGCGCCTAGCACAGTGCCGGTCTCGGTGAGACCGCGATCGACACTGGCCACCAGGCCATTGACGTTTTGCGCCAGATTGACGAGTTCGGGATCGTTCAGGCTGGTATCGACGCGGCGCGAAAAATCGCCGTCGATCGCGGCGGCGACCACCTGGCCGATATCCTGCTGCAGGCCGCGGATGATATTCACCTGGCTCGCCCGCTCTTCGCTCATGTCGAGCTCGACCGCGCGGAGTTCGCGCATCTTGATGCCGTTGCTGCGGAACACCTCGACGGCATCGGCCATCAGGCCAAGTTCGTCGGCCCGATCGAGACCAGGTACGGCAACCTCGAGCCGATCGGCGGCGATCTCGGCCATGGCGTCGGTCAAACGCGACACCGGCCGCGTAATGGTGCGGGCGATCAGGACACTGACAATGGCCGCCAGGGCCAGCAGCACCAACCCGATGATCAGCATCGTATTGCGCAGGCCCACGGATGGCGCGGTGATTTCGGCCTCGCTCTCGAGCGCGACCACGGCCCAGTCGACGCCCGCAAAGTGCAACGGCCGCGCCGACGCGACAAAGGGCGTGCCGTCGTGATCGACGCGACCCAGGGCTTCGGTCCCACCCAGGGCGGTGGTCGTCACGTCGCTGATAACGCTCCGTTCCAGCACTTCGTTTTCCGCACTGCCCGTCAGGTCGTTGCGGGCCAGTCCATCCTGGCCAACAAGGAAGATCTGGCCTGACGCGCCCAGGCCCTGCGTATTTTCGAGCACCTGACCGATGCGGCCCGTTGGCATCTGGAAGGCGATGACCCCGATCAGGAAGCCCTGGTCGATGACCGGCGTCGCGATGAAGCTGGCCGGCGCACCGGCGCTGGGTGCATAAGGCGCGAAGTCCGACAGGAATACCTGGCCGGCCTCGCCCGCCAGCGCCGCCCGCACCACCTTGCCCAGATCCGAATCCGCCCACGGCCCGCCGCCTTCGGCAAAGCTGGTGGCGAAATCGGCTTCCTTGGCGACGGTATAGACGTTCATTGCCTCCGCATCGAACAGGAAGATGTCGTAATAGCCGCGCGACTGCAGCATGTCGCGGAAGTCGGCATTGAGCCCGCGGTGATGCAGGTCATAGACCGGCACCTTGTCGCTGGAATCGAGCAGCGCACGCTCGCCGACCGGGTTGGGATTCTGCGTGATATAGGCGTCCTGGAGAATTTCCGTTGGATCGCCCTGCCCCCTCAGCGACCGCATGTCGCCCGAGAACATGTCGATCGCCGCCGAAATTTCCGAGCGTCCCGCGAAGAGCGTCAGGTCGTCGGCCACCGATTGCAGATAGCTGTCGAGCGTCGCCTGGGCGTTCGCCGATGCCGCTGTCAGACGTTGCTGCGCCTGTTGGCTGACAATGGCATCGCCAACGAAATACGCCGCCAGCGCCAGGCTGGCACCAGTGGCAAGTGCGATGGCCACGACCATGGCCGGCAGTTTGAACGCAAGTTTGATCTGGGACATCGAAAGAGCTTCCGGAGTTGTAGCTATGCTGCCTTTTGCCAAGGCATGCCCGCAGCTCCTCTCCGCGGCCATGACGCGGAAAAACTCTACGAATGCAATGGTTAAGGAAGCCCTCCAGCCACTGTCACCCGGCCGTCATGGAGCGGGCCGGACGCAACATCCGGCCCGCTTGTTTGCGTGCTTCTAGAACTCGTTCCAGTCGGTAGAAATCGCCGCATTGCCCTGGCTGAGATAGGCCTTTGCCGCCTTGCGAACGGCAGGCGTCGCCGGCCGCACTGGCGCGGCCGCCCGCGTCACTGGCGCGACAGCCGCCGCGCCACCGGTGGTAAAGACCGCCACGATCTGGTCGAGCTCGTTGGCCTGCCCTTCGGTCTGTTCAATCGCCGCATTGGTCTCTTCCACCAAAGCCGCATTGTGCTGCGTCATCTCGTCCATCTGGCGGACGGCGATATTGACCTCTTCGATGGCCGAGGCCTGCTCGCGGCTTTCGCGGGCAATGCTTTCCATCAGCTGGTTGTTGGCG
Encoded proteins:
- a CDS encoding methyl-accepting chemotaxis protein, which produces MSLEDFRLQAAFGLCGMSTVLALAAAGIDWTRWGGPGLASILAVTTLAALFGGLKFFRRQPAFRYLAVSVLMAQVMAVLIAMRGHPQQVDIHMAFFAALAMCALLYDIKAILVGAALVAVHHLGLGLFWSEMVFYGGGGLGRVVLHAVILVAEALALIWMTRNTEMLLQLANLKSDEAEVEAQTALQHAQAARDSLEASQTRASLMQALQSGFGEVVDAAVSGDFSRRVDATFPDEDLNRLAQSINVLLSTVEQGIAETGVVLTALAERDLTHRMEGDYRGAFAKLKADTNGVVDALFDLVNRLRVTSGSLKSATGEILSGANDLSQRTTKQAATIEETAASVELLTGVVSKNASLAATASQKAREVSASATEGGAVMDEANAAMAAIETSSAKISNIIGLIDDIAFQTNLLALNASVEAARAGDAGKGFAVVAVEVRRLAQSAASASADVKLLIEASASEVKNGSRLVGQAAEKLLTILGGAQESSGLIDAIARANQEQSLSLSEVAVAVKQMDEMTQHNAALVEETNAAIEQTEAQANELDGMVEVFKVGGPVTVHAPRSRRSQPVLRTAGNMAISPDWNEF
- a CDS encoding branched-chain amino acid ABC transporter permease encodes the protein MTELVFFINQVVIAGAVLGCIYALGAVGITLVFGILRFAHFAHSELMTSGAFFAFLLAAMFASWGIVTPIPTGFVVLPIAMVISAIFALGIDKGFYAPLRKRGAKPVTLLIASIGVTLMVQGLIRLFFGAGSYSFFETETKEVFRIDTAFLGSTRPLVITEPQLLMIIVTVISVLALHLFLTRSRLGKAMRAMADNADLAQVSGINTTLVVRVTWIVAGALACMAGTMLALDVTLKPDLAFNIIIPIFAAAIVGGLGQAYGAIAGGLLIGFAESLAVFNWTMVLRPLNAVLPEWAQLPATLALVPTEYKLTVAFVILVVVLLVRPTGIFKGASS
- a CDS encoding ABC transporter ATP-binding protein; the encoded protein is MALIELKHVVGGYGGAPILNGVNMAIEQSDIGVIVGPNGAGKSTTLKAIFGLLKVTGGTIQFGGEDIVNSLPDKLVPKGLSFVPQEKNVFTSMSVEENLEMGAFTRRDDFKDTMDWVYQMFPVLAEKRKQAAGELSGGQRQMVAMGRALMSKPKLLMLDEPSAGLSPRYVIEIFETIVRVNNEGVGVLMVEQNARQALAFASKGFVLASGQNRFTGTGAELIADPEVAKSFLGG
- a CDS encoding methylglyoxal synthase is translated as MEGAMARIGLVAHDDKKDELCAWAVHHKHKLAEHELWGTGTTGGRVIAATGLPVSLLKSGPLGGDQQLGAMIAEGRLDVLIFFIDPLSAQPHDVDVKALTRLATLYDVPCANNKSTADAVLAYL
- a CDS encoding DUF1801 domain-containing protein, which encodes MLTSVVDSVYSRDFAELVEPLPPDIRELTARLVALVAAHPGLSGKVAKGWKAVNFRHAGAGHVCSVFPQQDRVALYFENGRLLAQGEGLLRGDGLKKGRYLRLQPGDDIPVDTIGILLSEAIALFA
- a CDS encoding ABC transporter ATP-binding protein — translated: MSSDLVIDVRNVSKRFGGLTAVNNCSLSVRRGSVTGLIGPNGAGKSTLFNIVAGNIVPDEGQVIFDGADVTGLKPHQLFRTGMLRTFQIAHEFSNMTALENLMMVPGDQPGEYLANAWFRPGLSKSRETEVRKKALDVIDFLKLGHVRNELAGNLSGGQKKLLELGRTMMVDAKVVLLDEVAAGVNKTLLNDLAANIERMNKELGYTFFVIEHDMDLIGRLCDPVIVMAQGEKIAEGPMAEIRANPAIVEAYFGTPVEVA
- a CDS encoding branched-chain amino acid ABC transporter permease; amino-acid sequence: MIQRSLTLFAGLFVLILVVGWLMGLPFTSSRLVEATAYSLIALGLNIQWGYGGLFNFGIMGFLMLGGFAVTFISYPINPQFWGSDGPWMLGRALIAFAAGALLVIGAQQSHRVGITGRWKAVVTVLAWFVAYCVYRSQIDPAAAYIEANAGFVGGLGAHPVLGWLFGGVLAAVIAFIVGKIALGLRTDYLAIATIGISEIIRALIKNMDWLTRGTLTVSPIPWPTPLPQDYQATGSDLFSSLLLARGGFLLLAIAVLVLAIWLISRAYSGPWGRMMRSIRDNHIAAASMGKNVTARQLEIFVFGSVLIGIGGAMLVSFTQIFDPSSYQPINHTFLIWVMIIVGGAGNNWGAVFGAVLIWLIWVISEPLSKAVFEMVSYWSTNAGWGAIPEIESRSAQMRVFVLGLVITIALRFAPKGLIPEAVKRDT
- a CDS encoding MbcA/ParS/Xre antitoxin family protein, translating into MAKVARMVRQTVAAGPDRLDASRFLPDNRRRLSGPGLRAFLAIADLWDLNEEQRRLVLGYPARSTFHHWTAKARMQESLTLDADVLTRISAVLGIHQALGVLFADPAEAMGWLRGPHAAPVFGGQPPLALVTSGSQDGLLTVRRFLDAARGGLYMPPNRIDLDFTPIDDSGIVWQ